One Channa argus isolate prfri chromosome 15, Channa argus male v1.0, whole genome shotgun sequence DNA segment encodes these proteins:
- the LOC137099846 gene encoding NLR family CARD domain-containing protein 3-like isoform X1, which yields MGSQCSALRRSKTEEKDQKEDDISTAMRSKQNSPLLQRQPSLGGHCEEEEEEAALRRKEEQTSDEMGCSENSSSLLHENTAVKVYTPSPCPSESQGSPSASEEKKEADWVDKNRADLIQKVVLVPSIADQMLKRGILHQEMYANICAAGTSMEQMRELYRFLTSTKAKSAFFRILQEIEPSTNETEEVIRDAMKKYKEDLRKRFGYESEGNNEGRNNSKSLDKIYTELHIILGEGKNVNTEHEIWEIQDKMRCETAEGTKINCNDIFKSTSKENAVRTVMTKGIAGIGKTVSVKKFILDWADRRANQDLDFIFVLPFRELNLVIDDQFSLESLVKEFHPELKNLSVARIFSDCKVLFIFDGLDESQLVLDFKRTKRITDPAKESSVDALVTNLIREHLLTGALVWITSRPGAVHRIPHNYVYQWTEVRGFNELQKIEYFKRRFEDKAVAERTINHVLSSQSLYIMCHIPIFCWIAAKVLEHLLPNSQDKNSKIPTTLTEMYTHFLFIQMQRAEKYDGTSESDTEEIFKLNEEFIFKLGRMAFEHLKESKIIFTGGDLKNYGIDLKKAGVYCGLCTEILKEESVFNRRKLYCFVHLTVQEYFAALFVYRSFASKKIDSPSLKDFLLKGSGEELEAILDADPLDLPVDELIEISIANSTPRKTGELDMFLRFLIGMSLKSTQELLRGLIEQKEQHSVVVEEIRKTLLHIDLGDCSPERCLNLVHCLIELKDSSLHDTVQQFLTTSHGPETQLSPVQCSALADAILMSNTPLDEFNLMKYRPTEKGIFRLIPAVRNCRIARISGVWLNSWLCEAISSALRMPNSVLTELHLTNNMFCSKGTEILIDGLNKSQCKLQALSLAGKGIAQDECEKLAAVVKSVISNLRELELSGNVVNHSLRSVLSVGLYQAELKKLRLNRNHSIAQICEELVTGLTSDLCNLRELDLSYTNFDNSKMDILSTGLMSKTCKLEVLSLSHNLLTEKGCETLASVLRSKSSHLKELDLSYNDLHDSGVIALCNALMEPLCGLKSLRLSFCKVTGGACTSLASALRLDHCSLRELDLSFNHLTDKGVKLLTEIQKDPSCSLEKLNVEQNEDCWLDFNLLRKYACDLTLDPNTAGVTVILCEEKKKATYVDEKQPYPDHPDRFDASQVLCEQGLTGRHYWEVECLYADVGVAYKRIEKRGDCSSDFSLGKNENSWCWEMDGCFCHNNLQVNLLDISTKRSTIGVYLDWPAGILSFFEVFPDTLALLYTVRTTFTEPLHPGFSLYEGSICLRKTK from the exons ATGGGGAGCCAATGTTCTGCACTAAGGAGGagtaaaacagaagaaaaggacCAAAAGGAAGATGATATTTCCACTGCAATGAGAAGTAAACAAaactctcctctcctccaaaGGCAACCATCTCTAGGGGGGCattgtgaggaggaggaggaggaggcggctTTAAGGAGGAAAGAAGAACAAACCTCAGATGAAATGGGCTGTAGTGAGAACAGCAGCTCTCTTTTACATGAGAACACTGCTGTTAAAGTTTACACTCCAag tCCTTGCCCGTCCGAAAGCCAGGGTTCTCCTTCAGCCAGCGAAGAGAAGAAAG AAGCTGACTGGGTGGACAAGAACAGAGCTGACCTCATTCAGAAGGTGGTTTTAGTGCCGTCAATAGCAGATCAGATGCTCAAACGGGGCATATTACACCAAGAAATGTATGCCAACATCTGTGCTGCTGGGACCAGTATGGAGCAGATGAGGGAGCTCTACAGGTTCCTCACATCTACCAAAGCCAAATCTGCCTTCTTCAGAATCCTCCAGGAAATTGAGCCATCGACAAATGAAA cagAAGAGGTCATTAGAGATGCTatgaaaaagtacaaagaagATCTCAGGAAGAGGTTTGGATACGAGTCTGAAGGCAATAATGAAGGTCGTAACAATTCCAAATCATTGGACAAAATTTACACAGAGCTTCACATTATCCTGGGAGAGggtaaaaatgtcaatacagaACACGAGATCTGGGAGATTCAAGATAAGATGAGGTGCGAAACTGCAGAGGGCACAAAAATCAActgtaatgacatttttaaaagtacatcaAAAGAGAACGCTGTCAGAACTGTAATGACAAAAGGAATTGCTGGGATCGGAAAAACCGTTTCCGTAAAGAAGTTTATTCTCGACTGGGCAGATAGGAGAGCCAATCAGGACCTGGACTTCATATTTGTGCTACCATTCAGGGAGCTCAATCTGGTCATAGACGATCAGTTCAGCCTTGAGTCCCTGGTGAAAGAGTTTCATCCAGAGCTTAAAAACCTTTCTGTTGCAAGAATATTTTCTGATTGcaaagttttgtttattttcgaTGGTCTCGACGAGAGCCAACTGGTTCTGGATTTCAAAAGAACCAAAAGAATAACGGATCCTGCTAAGGAATCATCCGTCGACGCTCTGGTGACCAACCTCATCCGGGAGCATCTTCTTACTGGTGCACTTGTCTGGATAACCTCAAGACCCGGAGCAGTTCACCGTATCCCCCATAATTATGTATACCAATGGACTGAGGTCAGAGGATTTAATGAACTGCAGAAAATAGAGTACTTCAAGAGGCGGTTTGAGGACAAGGCAGTTGCTGAAAGAACTATTAACCACGTTTTGTCGTCTCAGAGCTTGTACATCATGTGTCACATACCCATCTTCTGTTGGATCGCAGCAAAAGTTCTGGAGCATTTACTGCCAAACAGTCAAGATAAAAACTCAAAGATCCCCACAACACTCACGGAGATGTACACACACTTCCTTTTTATACAAATGCAGCGAGCTGAAAAGTACGACGGTACGAGTGAGTCAGATACAGAGGAAATCTTCAAGTTAAATGAAGAATTTATTTTCAAGTTGGGCAGGATGGCATTTGAACACCTGAAAGAAAGCAAAATCATATTCACTGGCGGTGATCTGAAAAACTATGGCATTGACCTAAAGAAAGCTGGAGTTTACTGCGGGCTGTGCACAGAGATATTGAAAGAGGAGAGCGTGTTTAACAGGAGGAAACTCTACTGCTTTGTGCATCTGACAGTTCAGGAGTATTTTGCTGCTCTCTTTGTGTACCGCAGTTTTGCAAGTAAGAAAATCGATTCTCCGAGCCTCAAGGATTTCTTGCTAAAAGGGTCCGGGGAAGAATTGGAGGCCATATTGGATGCAGATCCGCTTGATCTACCTGTGGATGAGCTAATTGAAATATCAATAGCTAATTCAACTCCGAGAAAGACAGGAGAACTGGACATGTTTCTCAGGTTCCTTATTGGCATGTCTTTAAAATCAACCCAAGAGCTACTTCGAGGCCTGATTGAGCAGAAAGAACAACACTCTGTAGTTGTCGAGGAAATAAGGAAAACTCTGCTACACATAGATTTAGGGGACTGCTCACCTGAAAGATGTCTGAACCTTGTTCACTGCCTGATCGAGCTGAAGGACAGCTCTCTGCATGATACGGTGCAGCAGTTTCTGACGACAAGTCACGGCCCAGAAACGCAGCTCTCCCCTGTTCAGTGCTCAGCTTTGGCCGACGCCATCCTAATGTCAAATACGCCTCTAGACGAATTCAACCTGATGAAATACAGACCAACGGAAAAGGGAATTTTTAGGCTCATCCCAGCTGTGAGAAACTGCAGGATAGCAAG AATCTCAGGGGTCTGGCTTAATTCTTGGCTTTGCGAAGCGATCTCCTCAGCTCTTCGAATGCCAAACTCTGTGCTGACTGAGCTGCACCTGACAAACAATATGTTTTGTTCAAAGGGAACAGAGATCTTGATTGATGGACTGAATAAATCTCAGTGTAAGCTACAGGCACTCAG tCTTGCAGGCAAAGGAATTGCACAAGACGAGTGTGAAAAGTTGGCAGCAGTTGTCAAATCAGTCATTTCAAACCTAAGAGAACTGGAGCTGAGTGGGAATGTCGTGAATCACTCATTACGCTCTGTGTTGTCTGTTGGACTGTACCAAGCTGAACTGAAGAAGCTCAG ACTGAACAGAAATCACAGCATTGCACAAATCTGTGAGGAGTTGGTGACAGGACTCACATCTGACCTATGTAACCTGCGCGAACTAGACCTGAGTTACACCAACTTTGACAACTCAAAGATGGACATTCTCTCTACTGGGCTGATGAGCAAAACTTGTAAACTAGAGGTATTAAG TCTCAGTCACAACTTACTCACTGAGAAAGGTTGTGAGACACTGGCCTCAGTGCTTCGCTCCAAATCTTCCCACCTGAAAGAGCTGGACCTCAGCTACAATGACCTGCACGACTCAGGAGTGATTGCACTCTGCAATGCACTGATGGAGCCACTCTGCGGTCTGAAATCACTAAG GCTTTCGTTCTGTAAAGTGACGGGAGGTGCGTGCACCTCTCTGGCCTCAGCACTAAGGTTGGATCACTGCAGCCTCAGGGAGCTTGACCTGAGTTTTAATCACCTCACAGATAAAGGAGTTAAGCTGCTGACTGAAATACAAAAGGATCCATCGTGCAGTCTGGAGAAACTCAA TGTTGAGCAAAATGAAGACTGTTGGCTTGACTTTAATCTCCTCAGAAAGT ATGCCTGTGATCTGACACTGGACCCCAACACAGCCGGTGTCACTGTGATTCTGtgtgaagagaagaaaaaggcgACATACGTTGACGAGAAGCAGccatatcctgatcatccagacagatttgacgCCTCTCAGGTGCTGTGTGAACAAGGTCTGACAGGTCGGCATTACTGGGAGGTTGAGTGTCTTTATGCTGACGTTGGAGTGGCATACAAACGTATAGAGAAGCGGGGAGACTGTTCAAGTGACTTTTCCctgggaaaaaatgaaaactccTGGTGCTGGGAGATGGACGGATGCTTTTGCCATAACAATTTACAGGTGAACCTTTTGGACATTTCAACAAAAAGAAGTACCATAGGAGTCTATCTAGATTGGCCGGCAggcattttgtccttttttgagGTATTTCCTGATACATTAGCCCTTCTGTACACCGTTCGCACAACTTTCACTGAACCACTGCATCCTGGTTTTAGTCTTTACGAGGGATCAATTTGCCTCCGTAAAACAAAGTAG
- the LOC137099846 gene encoding NLR family CARD domain-containing protein 3-like isoform X2, giving the protein MGSQCSALRRSKTEEKDQKEDDISTAMRSKQNSPLLQRQPSLGGHCEEEEEEAALRRKEEQTSDEMGCSENSSSLLHENTAVKVYTPSPCPSESQGSPSASEEKKEADWVDKNRADLIQKVVLVPSIADQMLKRGILHQEMYANICAAGTSMEQMRELYRFLTSTKAKSAFFRILQEIEPSTNEKEVIRDAMKKYKEDLRKRFGYESEGNNEGRNNSKSLDKIYTELHIILGEGKNVNTEHEIWEIQDKMRCETAEGTKINCNDIFKSTSKENAVRTVMTKGIAGIGKTVSVKKFILDWADRRANQDLDFIFVLPFRELNLVIDDQFSLESLVKEFHPELKNLSVARIFSDCKVLFIFDGLDESQLVLDFKRTKRITDPAKESSVDALVTNLIREHLLTGALVWITSRPGAVHRIPHNYVYQWTEVRGFNELQKIEYFKRRFEDKAVAERTINHVLSSQSLYIMCHIPIFCWIAAKVLEHLLPNSQDKNSKIPTTLTEMYTHFLFIQMQRAEKYDGTSESDTEEIFKLNEEFIFKLGRMAFEHLKESKIIFTGGDLKNYGIDLKKAGVYCGLCTEILKEESVFNRRKLYCFVHLTVQEYFAALFVYRSFASKKIDSPSLKDFLLKGSGEELEAILDADPLDLPVDELIEISIANSTPRKTGELDMFLRFLIGMSLKSTQELLRGLIEQKEQHSVVVEEIRKTLLHIDLGDCSPERCLNLVHCLIELKDSSLHDTVQQFLTTSHGPETQLSPVQCSALADAILMSNTPLDEFNLMKYRPTEKGIFRLIPAVRNCRIARISGVWLNSWLCEAISSALRMPNSVLTELHLTNNMFCSKGTEILIDGLNKSQCKLQALSLAGKGIAQDECEKLAAVVKSVISNLRELELSGNVVNHSLRSVLSVGLYQAELKKLRLNRNHSIAQICEELVTGLTSDLCNLRELDLSYTNFDNSKMDILSTGLMSKTCKLEVLSLSHNLLTEKGCETLASVLRSKSSHLKELDLSYNDLHDSGVIALCNALMEPLCGLKSLRLSFCKVTGGACTSLASALRLDHCSLRELDLSFNHLTDKGVKLLTEIQKDPSCSLEKLNVEQNEDCWLDFNLLRKYACDLTLDPNTAGVTVILCEEKKKATYVDEKQPYPDHPDRFDASQVLCEQGLTGRHYWEVECLYADVGVAYKRIEKRGDCSSDFSLGKNENSWCWEMDGCFCHNNLQVNLLDISTKRSTIGVYLDWPAGILSFFEVFPDTLALLYTVRTTFTEPLHPGFSLYEGSICLRKTK; this is encoded by the exons ATGGGGAGCCAATGTTCTGCACTAAGGAGGagtaaaacagaagaaaaggacCAAAAGGAAGATGATATTTCCACTGCAATGAGAAGTAAACAAaactctcctctcctccaaaGGCAACCATCTCTAGGGGGGCattgtgaggaggaggaggaggaggcggctTTAAGGAGGAAAGAAGAACAAACCTCAGATGAAATGGGCTGTAGTGAGAACAGCAGCTCTCTTTTACATGAGAACACTGCTGTTAAAGTTTACACTCCAag tCCTTGCCCGTCCGAAAGCCAGGGTTCTCCTTCAGCCAGCGAAGAGAAGAAAG AAGCTGACTGGGTGGACAAGAACAGAGCTGACCTCATTCAGAAGGTGGTTTTAGTGCCGTCAATAGCAGATCAGATGCTCAAACGGGGCATATTACACCAAGAAATGTATGCCAACATCTGTGCTGCTGGGACCAGTATGGAGCAGATGAGGGAGCTCTACAGGTTCCTCACATCTACCAAAGCCAAATCTGCCTTCTTCAGAATCCTCCAGGAAATTGAGCCATCGACAAATGAAA AAGAGGTCATTAGAGATGCTatgaaaaagtacaaagaagATCTCAGGAAGAGGTTTGGATACGAGTCTGAAGGCAATAATGAAGGTCGTAACAATTCCAAATCATTGGACAAAATTTACACAGAGCTTCACATTATCCTGGGAGAGggtaaaaatgtcaatacagaACACGAGATCTGGGAGATTCAAGATAAGATGAGGTGCGAAACTGCAGAGGGCACAAAAATCAActgtaatgacatttttaaaagtacatcaAAAGAGAACGCTGTCAGAACTGTAATGACAAAAGGAATTGCTGGGATCGGAAAAACCGTTTCCGTAAAGAAGTTTATTCTCGACTGGGCAGATAGGAGAGCCAATCAGGACCTGGACTTCATATTTGTGCTACCATTCAGGGAGCTCAATCTGGTCATAGACGATCAGTTCAGCCTTGAGTCCCTGGTGAAAGAGTTTCATCCAGAGCTTAAAAACCTTTCTGTTGCAAGAATATTTTCTGATTGcaaagttttgtttattttcgaTGGTCTCGACGAGAGCCAACTGGTTCTGGATTTCAAAAGAACCAAAAGAATAACGGATCCTGCTAAGGAATCATCCGTCGACGCTCTGGTGACCAACCTCATCCGGGAGCATCTTCTTACTGGTGCACTTGTCTGGATAACCTCAAGACCCGGAGCAGTTCACCGTATCCCCCATAATTATGTATACCAATGGACTGAGGTCAGAGGATTTAATGAACTGCAGAAAATAGAGTACTTCAAGAGGCGGTTTGAGGACAAGGCAGTTGCTGAAAGAACTATTAACCACGTTTTGTCGTCTCAGAGCTTGTACATCATGTGTCACATACCCATCTTCTGTTGGATCGCAGCAAAAGTTCTGGAGCATTTACTGCCAAACAGTCAAGATAAAAACTCAAAGATCCCCACAACACTCACGGAGATGTACACACACTTCCTTTTTATACAAATGCAGCGAGCTGAAAAGTACGACGGTACGAGTGAGTCAGATACAGAGGAAATCTTCAAGTTAAATGAAGAATTTATTTTCAAGTTGGGCAGGATGGCATTTGAACACCTGAAAGAAAGCAAAATCATATTCACTGGCGGTGATCTGAAAAACTATGGCATTGACCTAAAGAAAGCTGGAGTTTACTGCGGGCTGTGCACAGAGATATTGAAAGAGGAGAGCGTGTTTAACAGGAGGAAACTCTACTGCTTTGTGCATCTGACAGTTCAGGAGTATTTTGCTGCTCTCTTTGTGTACCGCAGTTTTGCAAGTAAGAAAATCGATTCTCCGAGCCTCAAGGATTTCTTGCTAAAAGGGTCCGGGGAAGAATTGGAGGCCATATTGGATGCAGATCCGCTTGATCTACCTGTGGATGAGCTAATTGAAATATCAATAGCTAATTCAACTCCGAGAAAGACAGGAGAACTGGACATGTTTCTCAGGTTCCTTATTGGCATGTCTTTAAAATCAACCCAAGAGCTACTTCGAGGCCTGATTGAGCAGAAAGAACAACACTCTGTAGTTGTCGAGGAAATAAGGAAAACTCTGCTACACATAGATTTAGGGGACTGCTCACCTGAAAGATGTCTGAACCTTGTTCACTGCCTGATCGAGCTGAAGGACAGCTCTCTGCATGATACGGTGCAGCAGTTTCTGACGACAAGTCACGGCCCAGAAACGCAGCTCTCCCCTGTTCAGTGCTCAGCTTTGGCCGACGCCATCCTAATGTCAAATACGCCTCTAGACGAATTCAACCTGATGAAATACAGACCAACGGAAAAGGGAATTTTTAGGCTCATCCCAGCTGTGAGAAACTGCAGGATAGCAAG AATCTCAGGGGTCTGGCTTAATTCTTGGCTTTGCGAAGCGATCTCCTCAGCTCTTCGAATGCCAAACTCTGTGCTGACTGAGCTGCACCTGACAAACAATATGTTTTGTTCAAAGGGAACAGAGATCTTGATTGATGGACTGAATAAATCTCAGTGTAAGCTACAGGCACTCAG tCTTGCAGGCAAAGGAATTGCACAAGACGAGTGTGAAAAGTTGGCAGCAGTTGTCAAATCAGTCATTTCAAACCTAAGAGAACTGGAGCTGAGTGGGAATGTCGTGAATCACTCATTACGCTCTGTGTTGTCTGTTGGACTGTACCAAGCTGAACTGAAGAAGCTCAG ACTGAACAGAAATCACAGCATTGCACAAATCTGTGAGGAGTTGGTGACAGGACTCACATCTGACCTATGTAACCTGCGCGAACTAGACCTGAGTTACACCAACTTTGACAACTCAAAGATGGACATTCTCTCTACTGGGCTGATGAGCAAAACTTGTAAACTAGAGGTATTAAG TCTCAGTCACAACTTACTCACTGAGAAAGGTTGTGAGACACTGGCCTCAGTGCTTCGCTCCAAATCTTCCCACCTGAAAGAGCTGGACCTCAGCTACAATGACCTGCACGACTCAGGAGTGATTGCACTCTGCAATGCACTGATGGAGCCACTCTGCGGTCTGAAATCACTAAG GCTTTCGTTCTGTAAAGTGACGGGAGGTGCGTGCACCTCTCTGGCCTCAGCACTAAGGTTGGATCACTGCAGCCTCAGGGAGCTTGACCTGAGTTTTAATCACCTCACAGATAAAGGAGTTAAGCTGCTGACTGAAATACAAAAGGATCCATCGTGCAGTCTGGAGAAACTCAA TGTTGAGCAAAATGAAGACTGTTGGCTTGACTTTAATCTCCTCAGAAAGT ATGCCTGTGATCTGACACTGGACCCCAACACAGCCGGTGTCACTGTGATTCTGtgtgaagagaagaaaaaggcgACATACGTTGACGAGAAGCAGccatatcctgatcatccagacagatttgacgCCTCTCAGGTGCTGTGTGAACAAGGTCTGACAGGTCGGCATTACTGGGAGGTTGAGTGTCTTTATGCTGACGTTGGAGTGGCATACAAACGTATAGAGAAGCGGGGAGACTGTTCAAGTGACTTTTCCctgggaaaaaatgaaaactccTGGTGCTGGGAGATGGACGGATGCTTTTGCCATAACAATTTACAGGTGAACCTTTTGGACATTTCAACAAAAAGAAGTACCATAGGAGTCTATCTAGATTGGCCGGCAggcattttgtccttttttgagGTATTTCCTGATACATTAGCCCTTCTGTACACCGTTCGCACAACTTTCACTGAACCACTGCATCCTGGTTTTAGTCTTTACGAGGGATCAATTTGCCTCCGTAAAACAAAGTAG